The sequence below is a genomic window from Candidatus Coatesbacteria bacterium.
GCGCCGACGGCGTCGACGCCCGCCTGGGGCTCGACCTCGTCGGCGGCTCCGGCGATCTGACCCTGACCGCCGGGGTGGACGAGGTCATCGCTCCCGTCGGCCAGGACCTGCGCGACATCGATCTCGACCTGGCCGCCCGTCTGGACGGCTTGCAGACCCTGGAACTCGAACGGCTGACCGTCGACGTCGCCTCGCTGGATACCAGCCTGGCCGTCAACGGCGGTGTCAGCGATCTCCTCGGCGCGCCCCAATTGGCCCTACGGCTCCAGGCCCGCGCCGGTCGCATCGGCGAGGAGCTCAAGATCAACACCGGGGCCATGCGGATCCGCGGACAGGTGGGCCTGGAGCTCGAGGCCGCCGGCCCCCTGACCGGTTCCCGTCCACTGCGCGTCAAGGGCCGGGTGCGCTTCCACCAGCTCGAGGTCTCCCAGGGGGCGGCCCTGTCCGTCAACGGCCTGGAGGGCGAGCTGCCCATCGACCAGGCCGTCAATATCCAGCAGCCCCTGCCCCTGCCCGGCAAGCGCCTCGGCGAGGTCAGTCCCTACGTCGAGCGGCGCTACGACCTGCTGGCCCCCTTCACCCCCCAGCCCAACCTGACTATCGAGTCCGTCAAGTTTGGCGATCAGCACCTCGACGACCTGGCTCTGCGCTGGGAGCTTTCCGGCGGGGCCCTGCACATCTGGCGGCTGGCCCTGACCACCCTGGGCGGCGAGATTCGCGGCGACGTCCACCTGCGTCTGGACACCGCCGAACCGACCTACAAGACCCGGCTGGTCTTCGGCGGCGTCAACGTCGGCAAGCTGATCGAGGGACTGGTGGCCGACGAGAGCTCGGCCATCAACGGCGACCTGACCCTGGCCGGCGAGGGCTTCGACTTCCTCGGCGATTTCAACGTCGAGGGCTCGGTCAACCTGACCAAGATCGGCTCCGAGGTCGTCGACCGCATGCTGCAGTTCCTCGACCCCGAGGGCTCCAACCCCTCGATCACCTCGGTGCGCGGCCTGCTCAACCGCGTCGGCCGCCAACCCAAGCTGGTCAAGATGGACCTGCGCAACCAGAAGCTGACCCTCGAGCTGCAGATCGAATCGACCGGCTTCAGCCTGCTGTCGCTGTTCGCCTCCTTCGTCGACATCAGCCAGATCATCATCCCGCGGATCCCCGTCGGCGGCATCCTGGAGCGCATCGCCGCCGATCTCGAGCGCCGGGGCGTCGATACTGGATCCTAGGCCCGGGCGTCGACGGCGGTAGAGGCCCGACGGCGCTGATTGAACCCCCGCCGCGGGCTGGATTAACAATCCCGCCCCTGCATCAATGATGCCGACGGGGGCCGGCAGACTGTAGGCTGGAGAACCTGTGCTCCATCGCCAATGACCAATCAAATCAGCCTCCCACGTACGGCGGGGGGTGTGGGATGAATCCCCCGCCTCCCGCCGTTAATCACCAGCCCCGTACGGCGGGGACTGGCGTCCCCGCCGCCGTTACGGTATCACCGAACCGCGACCAATTGTTATTCGCGGCGGGGGGCAGAGCCCCCGCCCTACGTCTAGCAGGCATCCGGCGAGAGCGCCTGCATCAATAATGCCGACGGGGGCCGGCAGACTGTAGGCTGGAGAGCCTGTGCTCCATCGCCAATGACCAATCAAATCAGCCTCCCACGTACGGCGGGGGGCTTGAGATGAATCCCCCGCCTCCCGCCGTTAATCACCAGCCCCGTAGGGCGGGGACTGGCGTCCCCGCCGCCGTTACGGTATCACCGAACCACGACCAATTGTTATTCGCGGCGGGGGGCAGAGCCCCCGCCCTACGTGTAGCAGGCATCCGGCGAGAGCGCCTGCATCAATGATGCCGGCCGGTGGCCGGTAGGCACAGGCTGGAGGGCCTGTGCGCTCGAGCAAATGGTTTGTTGATACCTTCACCGCTTCACCGCGGCCGCTGGTCAGCCCGGCCGAATTGTGCTATTCTATACAACACACGACCCAGCCGCCGCAGATTGTTGCTTATTCAACGTCCTGCGGCTCGGGTAGCGCTTTCGCAGGATATGCGCTTCCCTTCCGTCACCCCTGCCGGGCCGCTTATCCACCGGCTGGGTTGGTTGGAAACAAAAATCGTGAATTCTGTTGCAGACTTGCGCATCGGGAGTGACCATGAGCACCACCGCCACGCAGACCTTCATCGACCCGCCGCTGATCCGCCGCCAACTGGCCGAGGGCGCCGCCGCCGGGCCCAAGGAAGTCGCCGCGGTTCTCGACGTCGCCGCCGAGAAAAAGGGCCTGACCCCGGAGCAGACGGCCATTCTGTTGGGCAACGACGACCCGGAGCTCTGGCGGGAGACCTTCAAGCTGGCCAAGAAGATCAAGCTGGACATCTACGGCCGGCGGATCGTCCTCTTCGCTCCGCTCTATGTGGCCAACTACTGCCAGAACGACTGTCTGTACTGCGCTTTTCGCTGCACCAACGACGACATCCAGCGCCACGCCCTCGACGACGACGAGCTGGCCGGCGAGGTCCGCGCCCTGGAAAGCGTCGGCCACAAGCGCCTGCTGATGGTCTACGGCGAGCACCCCAAGTACGGTATCGACTACATCACCCAGACCATCGCTACGGCCTACCAGACCAAGACCGCCGACGGCAAGGGCGAGATCCGCCGCATCAACATCAACGCCGCCCCGATGGACGTCGACGACTACCGCCGGCTCAAGGAGATCGGTATCGGCACCTACCAGGTCTTCCAGGAGACCTACGATCCCGAGCTCTACGCCCGCGTCCACCCACCGCGTACCCGCAAGGCCGATTTCGCCTGGCGCCTCTACAGCCTGCATCGGGCCCAGGAGGGGCTGCTGGACGACGTGGCCATCGGAGCGCTCTTCGGCCTGGGCGACTGGCGCTTCGAGGTCATGGGCCTGCTCTACCACGCCCTGGACATGGACGAGAAGTTCAACGTCGGCCCGCACACCATCAGCTTCCCGCGCCTGGAACCGGCTCACAACACCCCCTTCACCACGGAGTCGGCCCACCTGGTCTGCGACGAGGACTTCAAGAAGCTCGTCGCCGTCATCCGGCTGATGGTGCCCTACACCGGGATGATCCTGACCGCCCGGGAGAAGCCGGAGCTGCGCCGCGAGGTCCTCGAGATGGGCTGTTCCCAGATCGACGGCGGCACGCGCATCGGCATCGGCTCCTATGCCGGCGACGATGACGGCAACATCCCCGACCGCCAGCAGTTCAGCATCTACGACAACCGCAGCCTCGACGAGGTCGTCCGTGACCTGGCCGCGATGGATTACACCCCCAGTTTCTGCACCGCCTGCTACCGCGAGGCCCGTACCGGCGAGACCTTCATGGGCATCGCCAAGCACGGCGAGGTGGGTGAGATTTGCCAGATGAACGCCATCCTGACCTTCAGCGAGTTCCTGCTGGACTACGCCTCCGCCGAAACCAAGCGGGTGGGCTTCGACCTGATCAAGCGCGAGATCGCCGACCTCGACGACAAGCGGCGGCGGATGGTCGAGGCCGCGGTGAAGAAGATGACCGCCGGCGAGCGCGACCTCTACTTCTAGCCGTCGTGGGTTGTTAACCCGAGGGGCCGACCCGCTGGTCGACCCCTCGTTCGAGCGTCCGTCGCGGAGCTTGAGCTTCCGCAGGTCAAACGCTGTGAGCTGAGCGCCGTCCTGTTGAGCGAACGGCCGGGTCAAGCGACCCGGCCGTTGTTATCTTTACGGCGCAGCGCCCTAGTGCCCCGGGTGCATCGTGGCCGCCAGGACGGCCTTCTGGGCGTGCATCCGGTTCTCGGCCTGGTCGAACAGGGCGGAGTTGGCCAGCCGGCTGACCTCGTAGGTCAGCTCTTCGCCGTAGATGGCGGGCAGGCAGTGCATGATGACGGCGTCGGGTGCGGCCTTGGCGAACAGGGCCTCGTCCAGACGGAAGGGTTCGAAAACGGATTTGGACTTGGAGCCCTTCTCGCCCATCGACTCCCAGACGTCGGTGTAGACGACGTCGGCGCCCTCGACGGCCTCGGCGGGATCATGGCTGACACGCAGCACGGCGCCGTTGGCCGAACCCTTGCCGGTGGACCACTCGAGGACGTCGGCGTACTCGTCGTCGGGCTTGCCCTCGAGGATCGCCGCGGGACAACCGACGGTGACGTTGACGCCGAGCTTGAGGCCGCCGAAGATCAGGCTGCGGGCCACGTTGTTGAAGTCGCCGAGGAAGGTCAGGTTGAGGCCCTCGAACCGGCGCTTCTTCTCCCAGACCGTCAGGTAGTCGCCCAGAGCCTGGCAGGGATGAGTCCACTGGGAGAGGCCGTTGATCACCGGCACGCTGGAATACTCGCCGAGCTCGGCGACGATCTCGTGGCCGAAGACCCGGGCCATAATGCCGTCGACGAAACGCGAGGTGACGATGGCGATGTCCTCGGTGGTCTCGCGCTTGCCGAGCTTGATATCGTCGGGACCCAGGTAGATGGCCTGGCCGCCGAGCTGGGCCATCCCGACCTGGAAGCTGACCCGGGTGCGCAGCGAGGGTTTCTGGAAGACCATCGCCAGGGTCTGGCCGGCCAGCAGGGGATGGGCCTGGCCGCGCTTGTTCTCCAGCTTGAGCTGGTAACCGCTCTCGATGAGCTGGTAGAGTTCCTCGGTGTTGAGGTCCTTGAGGGTCAACAGGTTGCGTCCGCGCAGATCGACGGCCAAGGCTGCACCTCCGGTTCGTTTGTTGTTAGGTTGATTGTCCTCGGCGGCAGTATAGGTCCCCCCGGGGGAGCTGTCAAGGCGCGGCGATCGACCGGGAACGTCCTCAGACGACGATATTTTAGACCATCCCCGCCGGGTCTGCTAGAATAGTGTTGAGGGGTCGAGATTATGTCTGCAGGACGGAAAGATTTCAGCGGGCCGCGACGACGGATGGTCGAGCGCCAACTACGCCGCCGCGGTCTCGACAACGAGACGGTGCTGGCGGCGATGGGCGAGGTACCCCGGGAGGAGTTCGTCCCGCCGGCGGCGCGGGCCTCGGCCTACGCCGACGGCCCCCTGGCCATCGGCGCCGGTCAGACCATCAGCCAGCCCTACATCGTGGCCCTGATGACCAGTCTGGTCGAACCGGCGCCGGGCGGGCGCATCCTCGAGATCGGCAGCGGCTCCGGCTACCAGGCCGCCGTGCTGGCCGCTTGCGGTTGCGAGGTCTACAGCGTGGAGACCCTCGCCCGCCTGTTGGAGGGCGCCCGGGAGAACCTGGACCGCACCGGTTACTTGGAGCGCGTTCACCTGCGCCACGGCAACGGCTACGCCGGTTGGCCGGCCGCGGCGCCCTACGACGGCGCCCTGCTGACCTGCGCGCCGCCGGAGATCCCCGCGGCGATCATCGAACAGGTGGTCGAGGGCGGACCGATCGTCGGTCCCCGGGGCCGGGCCCCGCTGCAGGAACTCGTCCGCCTGCGCCGGATCGGGGATGAGGTCCGGGAGGAATACATCACCGGGGTGCTCTTCGTACCGATGGTCGACGACGGAGCGTAAGCCGCTAAGCGCGTATCCACGCTGAAGACCGTAGCCGCGCCGCGCGGATCACCCAATCGACGTCCGGGGTTTTTCATGCCAGCCACCAACCTGTTCCGCAAGATCCTGATCACCGCCGACGGCAGCGAGTATTCGATCCGCGCCGCCGACGCCGCCTTCGCCCTGGCCGCCAGTTGCGGCGCCGAGCTCCACGCCCTGGCCGTCATCGACTCGGGCATCCTGGCCGATTACCGTGACCGCCCGGCCAAGGAGCGCCAGCGCGTCGAGCGCGACCTCAAGATCACCGCCGAGCATCACCTGGGTTACATCGTCGAGCTGGCCAATCAGCGCGGCCTGGAGGTCATGCTCCACATCCGCACCGGCCGGCCCAACATCGAGATCATCAACCTGGCCCGGGAAGAGGAGATCGAGTTGATCGTCATCGGCAAGCACGGCCGCCAGAGCGTCGGCCGCATCCTGCGCCGCGACGTCGCCGAGCGGGTCTTCGAGGACGCCGACTGCTCGGTCTTGATCGTGGTTTGAGCGCGACGGTCGAAACCCCGGGCTTGCGGGAGGGCGGAACCACTGAGGGCGCAGTGTCGACGGTACGGCCCCCGGATAGTGTCGACGACCGGAATGGCGCAGTCGCTGGAGCGCTCGAGCCGCGGAATGTTCGAGATAGCCCGGCGAAACCGACCATCGAGAGTACTTGAAACCGCAGCACTCCACCAGAGGGTGAGGTTCGATGAAGAGCAAGACTGTAGGGCTCTTGGCGTGGCTGACGTTGGTGACGGCAGGCCCGGCCCAGGCCCAGGGACCACCCGCCGAACCCCTGGAGTTCGAGCGCGCCGGTTACAGTTATCGCTGCGAGCCCCGCCTGGTGGAGGGGGATTACTTCAACCGCTTCGACCTGCTGACCGTCAGCCTGATCGGAACGCCGCGCGGCTCCGTGGACAAGGTCATCATCGGCGAGCTGGAGTACACCCTGGACGGCGCCCCCCTGGGTACCGGGCTCCAGGAAACCGACCTCGACGGCGACGGCGAGCCCGAGTTAGTCGTCTGGACCTTCTCCGCGGGCAACGATGTCACCGGCAGCTCGGGGCTGACGGCGCTGCGACCGACGCCCGAAGGCCTGGAGACGCTCTACCATGCCTTGGGCGCCGGTCCCCTGCCCGTGGACCTGGATTATGACGGCGTCTTCGAGATCATCGCCTTCGGCGGTTGGTGGCCCGCCCACCTCGGCCGGGCCGCCCGGGTCGAGTTCGCCAACCAGATCTGGGTCTACGGCGACGATGGTTACACCCCGGCGCCGCTGAACGACTTCCAGGACGTGTACCTCGACATGGCCGACACCCATACCGACCGCCTGCTGAGCCTGCGGGATGAAGACGATCCCGCCGCGACGGCCCTGGCCTACCACGCCGCCGGGGTGCTGCTCCACCTGGCCCTGGGCGGTCTGGACG
It includes:
- the hydG gene encoding [FeFe] hydrogenase H-cluster radical SAM maturase HydG; protein product: MSTTATQTFIDPPLIRRQLAEGAAAGPKEVAAVLDVAAEKKGLTPEQTAILLGNDDPELWRETFKLAKKIKLDIYGRRIVLFAPLYVANYCQNDCLYCAFRCTNDDIQRHALDDDELAGEVRALESVGHKRLLMVYGEHPKYGIDYITQTIATAYQTKTADGKGEIRRININAAPMDVDDYRRLKEIGIGTYQVFQETYDPELYARVHPPRTRKADFAWRLYSLHRAQEGLLDDVAIGALFGLGDWRFEVMGLLYHALDMDEKFNVGPHTISFPRLEPAHNTPFTTESAHLVCDEDFKKLVAVIRLMVPYTGMILTAREKPELRREVLEMGCSQIDGGTRIGIGSYAGDDDGNIPDRQQFSIYDNRSLDEVVRDLAAMDYTPSFCTACYREARTGETFMGIAKHGEVGEICQMNAILTFSEFLLDYASAETKRVGFDLIKREIADLDDKRRRMVEAAVKKMTAGERDLYF
- the argF gene encoding ornithine carbamoyltransferase; this encodes MAVDLRGRNLLTLKDLNTEELYQLIESGYQLKLENKRGQAHPLLAGQTLAMVFQKPSLRTRVSFQVGMAQLGGQAIYLGPDDIKLGKRETTEDIAIVTSRFVDGIMARVFGHEIVAELGEYSSVPVINGLSQWTHPCQALGDYLTVWEKKRRFEGLNLTFLGDFNNVARSLIFGGLKLGVNVTVGCPAAILEGKPDDEYADVLEWSTGKGSANGAVLRVSHDPAEAVEGADVVYTDVWESMGEKGSKSKSVFEPFRLDEALFAKAAPDAVIMHCLPAIYGEELTYEVSRLANSALFDQAENRMHAQKAVLAATMHPGH
- a CDS encoding protein-L-isoaspartate(D-aspartate) O-methyltransferase; this encodes MSAGRKDFSGPRRRMVERQLRRRGLDNETVLAAMGEVPREEFVPPAARASAYADGPLAIGAGQTISQPYIVALMTSLVEPAPGGRILEIGSGSGYQAAVLAACGCEVYSVETLARLLEGARENLDRTGYLERVHLRHGNGYAGWPAAAPYDGALLTCAPPEIPAAIIEQVVEGGPIVGPRGRAPLQELVRLRRIGDEVREEYITGVLFVPMVDDGA
- a CDS encoding universal stress protein, with the translated sequence MPATNLFRKILITADGSEYSIRAADAAFALAASCGAELHALAVIDSGILADYRDRPAKERQRVERDLKITAEHHLGYIVELANQRGLEVMLHIRTGRPNIEIINLAREEEIELIVIGKHGRQSVGRILRRDVAERVFEDADCSVLIVV